The following coding sequences are from one Streptomyces sp. NBC_01485 window:
- a CDS encoding TetR/AcrR family transcriptional regulator: MVPQATAGQGGGAPLRRTPRQARSKARLALVLEAAERILVGEGVEALTTTRVAAEAKVSVGSLYQYLPDRGAIIDALAAGYFARLEAVMDDLVRTASEDRWDDPVGVLIDTYAGVYRTEHGFRALWFGSGLTERTRAADREHKRRMADGIRRVLLALGVVRDDEDLVRACHAAILTADALAQEAFRRAPEGDTALLDEAKAMLRAYLTEVTARYERR, from the coding sequence TTGGTCCCCCAGGCGACCGCGGGCCAGGGCGGTGGCGCTCCCCTGCGCCGCACTCCCCGGCAGGCGCGCAGCAAGGCACGGCTGGCCCTGGTGCTGGAGGCCGCCGAGCGCATCCTGGTCGGCGAGGGCGTCGAGGCGCTCACGACGACGCGGGTGGCGGCCGAGGCGAAGGTGTCGGTCGGCTCGCTGTACCAGTACCTCCCGGACCGCGGCGCGATCATCGACGCCCTGGCGGCGGGCTACTTCGCCCGCCTGGAAGCCGTCATGGACGACCTGGTCCGGACGGCGTCGGAGGATCGGTGGGACGATCCCGTGGGCGTGCTGATCGACACGTACGCCGGCGTCTACCGCACCGAACACGGCTTCCGCGCCCTGTGGTTCGGCAGCGGGCTGACCGAGCGGACCCGGGCGGCGGACCGCGAGCACAAGCGCCGGATGGCCGACGGGATCCGCCGGGTCCTGCTGGCGCTGGGCGTCGTACGGGACGACGAGGACCTGGTCCGGGCCTGCCACGCCGCGATCCTCACCGCCGACGCGCTCGCCCAGGAGGCGTTCCGCCGCGCCCCGGAGGGCGACACGGCCCTCCTCGACGAGGCGAAGGCGATGCTGCGCGCCTACCTCACCGAGGTCACCGCCCGCTACGAGCGGCGGTAG
- a CDS encoding class II aldolase/adducin family protein, translating into MTASSSALSQERAAVADACRRLGAEGLLIGTAGNVSVRVEDRVAITATGAVLAGLTPDQVTVVDLDGKIVAGTLRPTSELDLHLGVYRRYGTGAVVHTHAPMATAVSCVLDELPCVHYQLLALGGTVRVAPYATFGTPELAESVLAALDGRSAALMANHGAVTHATTLDKAVENALLLEWACGVYQRAAAMGRPRFLDERQQLAVIEAAIARDYGTTHPVPPAQEETPMKGESR; encoded by the coding sequence ATGACCGCCTCAAGCTCGGCGCTGAGTCAGGAGCGGGCCGCCGTCGCGGACGCCTGCCGGCGCCTGGGGGCCGAAGGCCTCCTCATCGGCACGGCCGGGAACGTGAGCGTGCGCGTCGAGGACCGGGTCGCGATCACCGCGACCGGAGCGGTCCTCGCCGGGCTCACCCCGGACCAGGTGACCGTGGTCGACCTCGACGGGAAGATCGTGGCCGGGACCCTGCGGCCGACCTCCGAACTGGACCTGCACCTCGGCGTCTACCGCCGCTACGGCACCGGTGCGGTCGTCCACACGCACGCCCCGATGGCCACCGCCGTCTCCTGCGTGCTCGACGAACTGCCCTGCGTCCACTACCAGTTGCTCGCCCTCGGCGGCACCGTGCGGGTCGCCCCGTACGCCACCTTCGGCACCCCCGAACTCGCCGAGTCGGTGCTCGCCGCGCTCGACGGCCGCAGCGCCGCCCTCATGGCGAACCACGGCGCGGTCACCCACGCGACGACCCTCGACAAGGCCGTGGAGAACGCGCTGCTCCTCGAATGGGCCTGCGGGGTCTACCAGCGCGCCGCCGCCATGGGCCGCCCCCGCTTCCTCGACGAACGGCAGCAACTCGCGGTGATCGAGGCCGCGATAGCCCGCGACTACGGCACCACCCACCCCGTTCCACCCGCGCAGGAAGAGACGCCGATGAAGGGTGAAAGCAGATGA
- a CDS encoding carbohydrate kinase family protein — MKVFTMGVHVLDVLVRPVQEIPEGQGATLVDDIRMTAAGTAGGTALTLAKLGAEVRSAGAVGSDPTGDMLVRLLERAGIDTEFLVRRTDTATSASVLPIRPNGDRPSLHLLGANITYGLADVPWDALADATHLHLGGPELIGVDVATRILSYAKERGVVTSVDLLAPGVLGSFEQLEAALPYIDHLLPNEDQVLGFTGESDLLTGARRLLDAGAGVVAVTRGGEGALVVTADGAEPVPAFVIDVVDTTGCGDAFSAGYLRGVSLGRTPGDAAVLGSAAAALVAQGLGSDHGDFDLTAADAFAATAKPRT; from the coding sequence ATGAAGGTCTTCACGATGGGCGTGCACGTGCTCGACGTACTGGTGCGGCCGGTGCAGGAGATACCCGAGGGGCAGGGCGCGACGCTCGTCGACGACATCCGGATGACCGCCGCCGGGACCGCGGGCGGCACCGCCCTCACCCTCGCCAAACTGGGCGCCGAGGTGCGCAGCGCCGGCGCCGTCGGCTCCGACCCGACCGGCGACATGCTGGTGCGACTGCTCGAGCGGGCGGGCATCGACACCGAGTTCCTCGTCCGCCGCACCGACACCGCGACCTCCGCGAGCGTCCTGCCGATCCGGCCCAACGGCGACCGCCCCTCGCTGCACCTCCTCGGCGCGAACATCACCTACGGTCTGGCCGACGTCCCCTGGGACGCCCTCGCCGACGCCACCCATCTGCACCTCGGCGGACCGGAGCTGATCGGCGTCGACGTCGCGACGCGCATCCTGTCGTACGCCAAGGAGCGCGGTGTCGTCACCTCCGTGGACCTGCTCGCCCCCGGTGTCCTCGGCAGCTTCGAGCAGTTGGAGGCGGCCCTGCCGTACATCGACCATCTCCTGCCCAACGAGGACCAGGTGCTCGGCTTCACCGGCGAGAGCGACCTGCTGACGGGCGCGCGCAGGCTCCTCGACGCCGGTGCGGGCGTCGTCGCCGTCACGCGCGGCGGCGAGGGCGCGCTCGTGGTGACGGCGGACGGCGCGGAACCGGTGCCCGCCTTCGTGATCGACGTCGTCGACACCACCGGGTGCGGCGACGCGTTCTCGGCGGGCTACCTGCGGGGCGTGAGCCTGGGCCGTACGCCGGGCGACGCGGCCGTGCTCGGCAGCGCCGCCGCGGCGCTCGTCGCGCAGGGGCTCGGCAGCGACCACGGCGACTTCGACCTCACGGCCGCCGACGCCTTCGCGGCAACGGCCAAGCCCCGCACATGA
- a CDS encoding 3-hydroxybutyryl-CoA dehydrogenase, with protein MSTGPGADIRRVGVVGCGLMGAGIAEVCARAGLDVVVHEVNPGAAEAGHARIAGSLDRGVRRGKLSWADREAALGRVRVSADLSDFADRDLVVEAATEDEKVKAELFAELDRIVVREDALLASNTSSLPIMKLGMATTRPHQVIGVHFFNPVPVLELVEIVPSLLTAPQTQSRAEEFVTGILGKKVIRAQDRAGFVVNALLVPYLLSAIRMLESGHASAEDIDTGMVLGCAHPMGPLSLADLIGLDTLTAIAEAMYADFKDPLHAPPPLLLRMVEAGLLGRKSGRGFHDHSEPRKVPSKAR; from the coding sequence GTGAGCACCGGGCCGGGCGCGGACATACGCAGGGTCGGGGTCGTCGGCTGCGGTCTGATGGGCGCGGGCATCGCCGAGGTCTGCGCCCGGGCCGGGCTGGACGTCGTCGTCCACGAGGTGAACCCGGGTGCGGCCGAGGCCGGCCACGCCCGGATCGCCGGCTCGCTCGACCGCGGTGTACGGCGCGGGAAGCTCTCCTGGGCGGACCGTGAGGCCGCGCTCGGCCGGGTGCGGGTCTCCGCCGACCTGTCGGACTTCGCGGACCGGGATCTGGTGGTGGAGGCGGCGACGGAGGACGAGAAGGTGAAGGCCGAGCTGTTCGCCGAGCTCGACCGGATCGTCGTCCGGGAGGACGCGCTGCTCGCGTCGAACACCTCCTCCCTCCCCATCATGAAACTGGGCATGGCCACCACCCGCCCGCACCAGGTGATCGGCGTGCACTTCTTCAACCCGGTGCCGGTGCTGGAGCTCGTGGAGATCGTGCCGTCGCTGCTGACAGCCCCTCAGACCCAGTCGCGGGCCGAGGAGTTCGTCACGGGGATCCTGGGCAAGAAGGTGATCCGCGCCCAGGACCGGGCCGGCTTCGTGGTCAACGCGCTGCTCGTGCCGTATCTCCTGTCGGCGATCCGGATGCTGGAGTCGGGTCACGCCTCGGCGGAGGACATCGACACCGGCATGGTCCTGGGCTGCGCCCACCCGATGGGGCCGCTGAGCCTGGCCGACCTGATCGGCCTGGACACCCTCACGGCCATCGCGGAGGCGATGTACGCGGACTTCAAGGACCCGCTGCACGCCCCGCCTCCGCTGCTGCTGCGCATGGTGGAGGCGGGACTGCTCGGCAGGAAGTCCGGGCGCGGCTTCCACGACCACTCGGAGCCGCGGAAGGTCCCCTCGAAGGCCAGGTGA
- a CDS encoding acyl-CoA dehydrogenase family protein codes for MHTPHAGRPADPLDLLELDSLLTPEERAVRDTVRTFCDRRVDPFIADWFEQGEIEDIRGLTKELGELGLLGMHLEGYGCAGMSAVDYGLACLELEASDSGLRSLVSVQGSLAMYAVHAFGSEEQKQEWLPRLAAGTAIGCFGLTEPDSGSDPGSMRTVARRDGDDWVLDGRKMWITNGSVADVAVVWARTDDGIRGFVVPTDSPGFSATAIKHKMSLRASVTSELVLDAVRLPATAVLPEVRGLRGPLSCLNEARYGIAWGAMGAARSSFRAALSYAGDRVQFGRPISGFQLTQAKFTDMSLELSKGTLLALHLGRIKDDRGLRPEQVSYGKLNNTRTALEICRTSRTILGANGISLEYPVIRHANNLESILTYEGTVEMHTLVIGQSLTGQAAFR; via the coding sequence ATGCACACACCGCACGCCGGGCGCCCGGCCGACCCCCTCGACCTGCTCGAACTCGACAGCCTGCTCACCCCGGAGGAGCGCGCCGTGCGCGACACGGTGCGCACCTTCTGCGACCGGCGCGTCGACCCCTTCATCGCCGACTGGTTCGAGCAGGGCGAGATCGAGGATATTCGCGGACTCACCAAGGAACTCGGCGAACTCGGCCTGCTGGGCATGCACTTGGAAGGCTACGGCTGCGCGGGGATGAGCGCGGTCGACTACGGCCTCGCCTGCCTGGAACTGGAGGCCTCCGACTCCGGGCTGCGTTCCCTGGTGTCGGTGCAGGGCTCGCTGGCCATGTACGCCGTCCACGCCTTCGGCTCCGAGGAGCAGAAGCAGGAGTGGCTGCCGCGCCTGGCCGCGGGCACCGCCATCGGCTGCTTCGGCCTCACCGAGCCCGACTCCGGCTCGGACCCGGGCAGCATGCGCACCGTGGCCCGCCGGGACGGCGACGACTGGGTCCTCGACGGCCGCAAGATGTGGATCACGAACGGCTCGGTCGCCGACGTCGCCGTGGTCTGGGCCCGTACGGACGACGGCATCCGCGGCTTCGTCGTCCCCACCGACTCCCCCGGCTTCTCGGCGACGGCCATCAAGCACAAGATGTCGCTGCGGGCATCGGTGACGAGCGAGCTGGTCCTGGACGCCGTACGGCTGCCGGCGACGGCCGTGCTGCCGGAGGTGCGGGGGCTGCGCGGTCCGCTGTCCTGCCTCAACGAGGCCCGGTACGGCATCGCCTGGGGTGCGATGGGCGCCGCGCGCTCCTCCTTCCGGGCGGCGCTGTCCTACGCCGGCGACCGGGTCCAGTTCGGCCGGCCGATCAGCGGATTCCAGCTGACCCAGGCCAAGTTCACCGACATGTCGCTCGAACTGTCCAAGGGCACGCTGCTGGCTCTGCACCTCGGCCGGATCAAGGACGACCGCGGGCTGCGGCCCGAGCAGGTCAGCTACGGCAAGCTCAACAACACGCGTACGGCGCTGGAGATCTGCCGGACCTCGCGCACGATCCTGGGCGCGAACGGCATCTCGCTGGAGTACCCGGTCATCCGGCACGCCAACAACCTGGAGTCGATCCTCACCTACGAGGGCACGGTCGAGATGCACACGCTGGTGATCGGCCAGTCCCTGACGGGCCAGGCGGCGTTCCGGTGA
- a CDS encoding alcohol dehydrogenase catalytic domain-containing protein, translated as MSATMRAARMHHVGEPMKLEELPVPEPGRGDVRVAVHAVNIVPNLANILNMWTTWFPHSPLPTLPAIFGLDPAGVVEEVGEGVEGFEVGDRVYVNPGRSCGSCRSCRDNDSINCASYAFAGYFGFSPTALNLLDRYQGGLAEYTIAPAYSLVKLPDSLSFEAAARFGYLGTMYSALRKAGAGPGKRVLINGISGTLGIGAALLAPALGLTHVYGTGRDRGLLEQVGKLAGGRLRLHSLDDGPLDEWIHEETGGYGADIYIDALGPGAPHETFRAGMRAMARGGIAVNIGAVAGDLPIDIHRMMDQQLRLIGSAWFTSGEGQAMADLAEAGLLDLSPLEHHVYPLEQVNDAIGGIAERNGGFSNFVISPTA; from the coding sequence ATGAGTGCGACCATGCGAGCCGCGCGGATGCACCACGTCGGAGAGCCGATGAAGCTCGAGGAACTGCCCGTTCCCGAGCCCGGCCGTGGTGATGTCCGCGTGGCCGTCCACGCCGTCAACATCGTCCCGAACCTCGCCAACATCCTGAACATGTGGACCACCTGGTTCCCGCACAGCCCGCTGCCCACCCTGCCGGCGATCTTCGGCCTGGACCCGGCCGGGGTCGTCGAGGAGGTCGGCGAGGGCGTCGAGGGCTTCGAGGTCGGCGACCGGGTGTACGTCAACCCGGGCCGCTCCTGCGGTTCCTGTCGCTCGTGCCGCGACAACGACTCGATCAACTGCGCCAGTTACGCCTTCGCCGGCTACTTCGGCTTCTCCCCGACCGCGCTGAACCTGCTCGACCGCTACCAGGGCGGCCTCGCCGAGTACACGATCGCCCCGGCGTACAGCCTGGTGAAGCTGCCGGACTCGCTGTCCTTCGAGGCCGCCGCCCGCTTCGGCTACCTCGGCACGATGTACTCGGCGCTGCGCAAGGCCGGGGCGGGCCCGGGCAAGAGGGTCCTGATCAACGGCATCAGCGGCACCCTCGGCATCGGCGCCGCGCTCCTCGCGCCCGCCCTCGGCCTGACCCACGTCTACGGCACGGGCCGCGACAGGGGCCTCCTGGAGCAGGTCGGCAAGCTGGCGGGCGGCCGGCTGCGGCTGCACTCCCTGGACGACGGCCCGCTCGACGAGTGGATCCACGAGGAGACCGGCGGCTACGGCGCCGACATCTACATCGACGCCCTCGGTCCGGGCGCCCCGCACGAGACCTTCCGGGCCGGTATGCGGGCGATGGCGCGCGGCGGCATCGCCGTCAACATCGGCGCCGTCGCCGGTGATCTGCCGATCGACATCCACCGGATGATGGACCAGCAACTGCGGCTGATCGGCTCCGCCTGGTTCACCTCCGGCGAGGGGCAGGCCATGGCCGACCTGGCGGAGGCGGGCCTGCTGGACCTGAGCCCGCTGGAGCACCACGTGTACCCGCTGGAGCAGGTCAACGACGCCATCGGCGGGATCGCCGAGCGCAACGGCGGCTTCAGCAACTTCGTCATCAGCCCGACGGCCTGA
- a CDS encoding class I adenylate-forming enzyme family protein, giving the protein MTAASWFGAHLVASAAEAGSRLALVFEDRSWTYGELDLAVRRTVARLDKFGVRGGDRVVMQGAARPEALITLFAVTRMGAVLVPLHPQVTGGELAVVCEETTPTAVVADEGFPAGTGLRLTWADLHPEDEGPEAPVCDPPAGSDVAVIAFTSGTSGRPKGVALTHDNLDRSMAGGLAGLPFGADDTALVATPLAHVAVLGGLPQCTWARRGTVVLAPRFDPDLFADLVRDHRVTCAFAVPAMSALLARHPRFTGGDLDTLRWILSGGSPAQTATREQFRARGIGVVNSYGLTETSAGVTYSAPDEPATSTGSPVPGVEMTVVDVTGVPAPVDLPGEIWVRGPSVASVYWTAAGPVPATDAEGWFHSGDRGRFDDEGRLTVVGRLKETIITGGENVDPAEVENALADFPGVVEIAVSGAPDPVWGEVVTAFLVTDAGSPTLDDVRGHLDGRLARHKWPRRLCVVPALPRGATGKLQRARLTTLLDD; this is encoded by the coding sequence ATGACCGCCGCTTCCTGGTTCGGCGCTCACCTCGTGGCCAGCGCGGCGGAGGCGGGCTCCCGGCTCGCCCTCGTCTTCGAGGACCGCTCCTGGACCTACGGCGAGCTGGACCTCGCGGTCCGCCGCACGGTCGCCCGGCTCGACAAGTTCGGGGTGCGCGGCGGCGACCGGGTGGTGATGCAGGGCGCGGCCCGGCCCGAGGCGCTGATCACGCTGTTCGCGGTGACGCGCATGGGCGCCGTCCTCGTCCCGCTGCACCCGCAGGTGACGGGCGGCGAACTCGCCGTCGTGTGCGAGGAGACCACCCCGACGGCCGTGGTCGCCGACGAGGGGTTCCCGGCGGGCACGGGCCTGCGGCTGACCTGGGCGGACCTGCATCCCGAGGACGAGGGTCCCGAGGCGCCGGTCTGCGATCCGCCGGCCGGCTCGGACGTCGCGGTGATCGCGTTCACGTCCGGGACCTCCGGCCGTCCCAAGGGCGTCGCGCTCACCCACGACAACCTGGACCGGAGCATGGCGGGCGGCCTGGCCGGGTTGCCCTTCGGCGCGGACGACACCGCGCTGGTCGCCACCCCGCTGGCGCACGTCGCCGTCCTGGGCGGGCTGCCGCAGTGCACCTGGGCGCGGCGCGGGACGGTCGTCCTGGCTCCGCGGTTCGACCCGGACCTGTTCGCCGATCTGGTCCGCGACCACCGGGTGACCTGCGCCTTCGCCGTCCCCGCCATGTCCGCCCTGCTGGCCCGTCACCCGCGCTTCACCGGCGGCGACCTGGACACCCTGCGATGGATCCTGTCGGGCGGATCACCGGCCCAGACCGCCACCCGCGAGCAGTTCCGGGCCCGCGGGATCGGCGTGGTCAACTCCTACGGGCTGACCGAGACCAGCGCGGGGGTCACGTACTCCGCGCCCGACGAACCGGCGACCTCGACGGGCTCCCCCGTCCCCGGGGTCGAGATGACGGTCGTGGACGTGACCGGCGTTCCCGCGCCGGTCGACCTGCCCGGTGAGATCTGGGTGCGCGGGCCCTCGGTGGCATCCGTGTACTGGACCGCCGCCGGGCCGGTGCCCGCGACCGACGCCGAGGGCTGGTTCCACAGCGGTGACCGGGGACGGTTCGACGACGAGGGCCGCCTCACGGTCGTCGGCCGGCTCAAGGAGACCATCATCACCGGCGGCGAGAACGTCGACCCCGCCGAGGTCGAGAACGCCCTCGCCGACTTCCCCGGCGTGGTCGAGATCGCGGTGTCGGGGGCTCCGGACCCGGTCTGGGGCGAGGTCGTGACCGCCTTCCTCGTCACCGACGCCGGCAGCCCGACCCTGGACGACGTCCGCGGTCACCTCGACGGCCGGCTCGCCCGGCACAAGTGGCCCCGGCGACTGTGCGTCGTGCCCGCGCTGCCGCGCGGGGCCACCGGAAAACTGCAGCGCGCCCGGCTGACGACGCTGCTCGACGACTGA
- a CDS encoding NAD(P)/FAD-dependent oxidoreductase: MSADRPGVAGVVVVGGGQAGFSVVSTLRAGGYDGPVTVFADEPHLPYQRPPLSKKAHTEPDELRVSLVPESFYGERDIELRLGDDVVALDTADRTVRSRAGLSVPYAHLVLATGARNRPLPVPGADLAGVHAVRSLDDALAVGRALTTAQDVVVIGGGFIGLELAQVARARGARVTVVELADRLLSRAVSPQLAEHLRRRHEESGVHVHTGTAVQAIEGTDRVRQVVTSAGTLPADLVVYGIGAVPRDELARDAGLAVDDGVLVDEQLRSVSDPRVSAVGDCARHPHPHAPGLVRLESVQNATDQGALVGRRLAGQPPAPYANLPWFWSDQGAVKLQIAGLRAPSDDVRLVAGDTPGRLAAYAFRGGRLAAVETLDWPAEHLAARRLLERETPVLADELTDTTLGGLARARRAAEVRA, from the coding sequence ATGAGCGCGGACAGACCCGGCGTGGCGGGAGTCGTGGTGGTCGGCGGCGGGCAGGCCGGCTTCAGCGTCGTCTCGACGCTGCGCGCCGGCGGCTACGACGGCCCGGTCACCGTGTTCGCCGACGAGCCCCATCTGCCGTACCAGCGGCCGCCGTTGTCCAAGAAGGCGCACACCGAGCCGGACGAGCTGCGGGTGTCGCTGGTCCCGGAGTCCTTCTACGGCGAGCGCGACATCGAGCTGCGGCTCGGTGACGACGTGGTCGCCCTGGACACCGCCGACCGCACGGTCCGCAGCCGCGCCGGGCTGAGCGTGCCCTACGCCCACCTGGTGCTGGCGACCGGCGCCCGCAACCGGCCGCTGCCCGTCCCCGGCGCCGATCTGGCCGGCGTGCACGCCGTGCGCTCGCTCGACGACGCCCTGGCCGTCGGCCGGGCCCTGACGACGGCCCAGGACGTGGTCGTCATCGGCGGCGGCTTCATCGGGCTGGAACTCGCCCAGGTGGCCCGGGCGCGCGGCGCACGGGTGACCGTCGTCGAACTCGCCGACCGGCTGCTGAGCCGGGCCGTCTCCCCGCAGCTCGCGGAACACCTCCGCCGGCGGCACGAGGAGTCCGGGGTCCACGTCCACACCGGGACGGCCGTGCAGGCCATCGAGGGCACCGACCGGGTCCGGCAGGTCGTGACGTCGGCCGGGACCCTCCCCGCCGACCTGGTCGTGTACGGCATCGGCGCCGTCCCCCGGGACGAGCTGGCGCGCGACGCCGGCCTCGCCGTCGACGACGGTGTGCTGGTCGACGAGCAGCTCCGCTCGGTCAGCGACCCGCGGGTCTCCGCCGTCGGCGACTGCGCCCGCCACCCCCACCCGCACGCGCCGGGCCTGGTCCGGCTGGAGTCCGTACAGAACGCCACCGACCAGGGAGCCCTGGTCGGCCGGCGCCTCGCCGGGCAGCCCCCCGCCCCGTACGCGAACCTGCCGTGGTTCTGGAGCGACCAGGGCGCCGTCAAGCTGCAGATAGCCGGGCTGCGGGCGCCCTCCGACGACGTCCGGCTGGTCGCGGGCGACACCCCGGGACGACTGGCCGCGTATGCCTTCCGGGGCGGCCGGCTGGCAGCCGTCGAGACGCTCGACTGGCCCGCCGAGCACCTGGCCGCCCGTCGGTTGCTGGAGCGGGAGACACCGGTCCTGGCCGACGAACTGACGGACACCACGCTGGGCGGGCTCGCGCGCGCCAGACGGGCCGCGGAGGTGCGGGCATGA
- a CDS encoding 2Fe-2S iron-sulfur cluster-binding protein — MPTVIFQLPDGTERKVTAASGTVLMQAAVSNGVAGIVAECGGNASCATCHVYLDAAQSELAGGPNDVEDEMLDFTAAERRPTSRLSCQVQLSDALDPMLVHVPEEQV; from the coding sequence CGAACGCAAGGTCACGGCCGCGTCGGGGACCGTGCTCATGCAGGCGGCCGTCTCGAACGGCGTCGCAGGCATCGTCGCCGAGTGCGGGGGCAACGCCTCCTGCGCCACCTGCCACGTCTATCTCGACGCCGCCCAGTCCGAGCTGGCGGGCGGGCCGAACGACGTCGAGGACGAGATGCTCGACTTCACCGCCGCCGAACGCCGGCCCACCAGCCGGCTGAGCTGCCAGGTCCAGCTCTCCGACGCCCTCGACCCGATGCTGGTCCACGTGCCCGAGGAGCAGGTATGA